One window from the genome of Bradyrhizobium xenonodulans encodes:
- a CDS encoding nuclear transport factor 2 family protein — MDQQLLDRLAIRDLVENWAVWRDAGDWERFATVWHEEGWMSATWFQGPARDFMRVSQEGFAKGVRILHFLGGTSIDLSGARAIAQTKMTISQRALVHDVLCDVVCTGRFYDFLEKRHDQSGLGKWGIVRRQPIYEKDRIDPVDPAADLRLDQKALAALPEGYRHLAYMQELIGYKVKRDMPGLTGPEVEKLYREGRDWLAGKAK, encoded by the coding sequence ATGGATCAGCAACTCCTCGATCGCCTCGCCATTCGCGACCTCGTCGAGAACTGGGCCGTCTGGCGCGACGCCGGTGACTGGGAGCGTTTTGCCACGGTCTGGCACGAGGAGGGCTGGATGTCCGCCACCTGGTTTCAGGGGCCGGCCCGGGACTTCATGCGCGTCAGCCAGGAGGGGTTTGCCAAGGGTGTGCGCATCCTGCATTTCCTCGGCGGCACCAGCATCGATCTTTCGGGCGCGCGGGCTATCGCGCAGACCAAGATGACGATCTCGCAGCGCGCCTTGGTGCACGACGTGCTCTGCGACGTCGTCTGCACCGGCCGCTTCTACGATTTCCTGGAGAAGCGGCATGACCAATCAGGTCTTGGAAAATGGGGCATCGTCCGCCGCCAGCCGATCTACGAGAAGGACCGGATCGATCCGGTCGATCCCGCAGCAGACCTCCGTCTCGACCAGAAAGCGCTCGCCGCGCTGCCCGAAGGCTACCGCCACCTCGCCTATATGCAGGAGCTGATCGGCTACAAGGTCAAGCGCGACATGCCGGGCCTGACCGGGCCCGAGGTCGAGAAGCTCTATCGCGAAGGGCGGGACTGGCTGGCGGGGAAGGCGAAGTGA
- the htpG gene encoding molecular chaperone HtpG, translating into MTTSDTAAHTQPFQAEVSELLHLMVHSVYSETDIFLRELVSNASDACDKLRYEAIASPALLGEGDALKIRIIPNKTAGTLTIADNGIGMERQELIDHLGTIARSGTKAFVSKLKEAKDGLGLIGQFGVGFYSAFMVADKIVVVSRRAGESDVWTWTSSGGSGFEIARAGDEEAARIHRGTEIVLHLKDDAKKYLEAYEIERIVSAYSDNILFPIELVPEEGEPRQINSASALWQRSKSELTPEDYKKAYQQIASAFDDPAMTLHYRAEGRYSYAVLLFAPSTKPFDLFEPNRKGRVKLYVRRVFITDDADLLPGYLRFIRGVVDSEDLPLNISREMLQNNPQLAQIRKAVATRVVSELESLAEKDPENFAKIWDAFGAALKEGIYEDFERREKLLALSRFTTTSGEKRSLKQVIADFKPNQTEIYYLVGDSIERLKSNPRLEAATARGIEVLLLSDPVDAFWTSMPTEFDGKPLKSLSQGDLNLDLIPRVDENDEARKDEPEADEAATIAVIKAALGERVSDVKVSTRLTSSASCLVADSQGPSRELERILSQQNRGMKTKPILEINLRHPMVGAITRAQAGSKAVDDLSLLLLEQAQILDGELPEDPAAFAARLNRLVLQGLG; encoded by the coding sequence ATGACGACGTCAGACACGGCCGCGCATACGCAGCCATTCCAGGCCGAGGTTTCCGAACTGCTGCACCTCATGGTGCACTCGGTCTATTCCGAAACCGACATTTTCCTGCGCGAGCTGGTCTCCAACGCCTCGGATGCCTGCGACAAGCTGCGCTATGAGGCGATCGCCAGTCCCGCCCTGCTGGGCGAGGGCGACGCGCTCAAGATCCGGATCATCCCGAACAAGACGGCGGGCACCCTCACGATCGCCGACAACGGCATCGGCATGGAGCGGCAGGAGCTGATCGACCATCTCGGCACCATCGCCCGCTCCGGCACCAAGGCCTTCGTCTCGAAGTTGAAGGAGGCCAAGGACGGTCTCGGCCTGATCGGCCAGTTCGGCGTCGGCTTCTATTCCGCCTTCATGGTCGCCGACAAGATCGTCGTCGTCAGCCGACGCGCCGGCGAGAGCGATGTCTGGACCTGGACGTCCTCCGGCGGCTCCGGATTCGAGATCGCACGCGCCGGCGACGAGGAAGCGGCGCGTATCCATCGCGGCACCGAGATCGTCCTCCACCTGAAGGACGACGCCAAGAAATATCTCGAAGCCTACGAGATCGAGCGCATCGTCAGCGCCTATTCCGACAACATCCTGTTCCCGATCGAGCTCGTGCCCGAAGAGGGCGAGCCGCGCCAGATCAATTCGGCGAGCGCGCTGTGGCAGCGCTCCAAATCCGAGCTGACGCCGGAGGACTACAAGAAGGCCTATCAGCAGATCGCCTCCGCCTTCGACGATCCCGCGATGACGCTGCATTACCGTGCGGAGGGCCGTTATTCCTACGCCGTACTGCTGTTTGCGCCGTCGACAAAACCGTTCGACCTGTTCGAGCCGAACCGCAAGGGCCGCGTCAAGCTCTACGTCCGCCGCGTCTTCATCACCGACGATGCGGATTTGCTGCCGGGCTATCTCCGGTTCATCCGGGGTGTCGTCGACAGCGAGGATCTCCCGCTCAATATCTCCCGCGAGATGCTCCAGAACAATCCGCAGCTCGCGCAGATCCGCAAGGCCGTGGCGACGCGCGTCGTATCCGAGCTCGAAAGCCTTGCGGAGAAGGATCCGGAGAACTTTGCCAAGATCTGGGACGCCTTCGGCGCGGCGCTGAAGGAGGGCATCTACGAGGATTTCGAGCGGCGCGAAAAGCTGCTCGCGCTGTCGCGCTTCACCACGACGTCGGGCGAGAAGCGGTCGTTGAAGCAGGTCATCGCCGATTTCAAGCCGAACCAGACCGAAATCTATTATCTCGTCGGCGACAGCATCGAGCGGCTGAAGTCCAATCCGCGGCTGGAAGCTGCGACGGCCCGCGGCATCGAGGTGCTGCTGCTGTCCGATCCGGTCGATGCGTTCTGGACCTCGATGCCGACGGAGTTCGACGGCAAGCCGCTGAAGTCGCTGAGCCAGGGCGACCTCAATCTCGACCTGATCCCGCGCGTCGACGAAAACGACGAGGCGAGGAAGGACGAGCCGGAAGCCGACGAGGCCGCCACCATCGCGGTGATCAAGGCCGCGCTCGGCGAACGCGTCAGCGACGTCAAGGTCTCGACGCGCCTCACCAGCTCCGCCTCCTGCCTCGTTGCCGACAGCCAGGGCCCGAGTCGCGAGCTCGAGCGCATCCTGTCGCAGCAGAATCGCGGCATGAAGACCAAGCCGATCCTGGAGATCAACCTGCGCCATCCCATGGTGGGCGCGATCACCAGGGCTCAGGCCGGCTCGAAGGCGGTCGACGATCTCAGCCTGCTCCTGCTCGAGCAGGCGCAAATCCTGGATGGCGAGCTGCCGGAGGATCCGGCTGCGTTTGCGGCGAGGTTGAACCGGCTGGTGTTGCAGGGGCTCGGCTAG
- a CDS encoding DUF3551 domain-containing protein produces the protein MRLPFLTLTAIFTLLGAADASAQRYDPAYPVCMHRYTGGGLGGGGGDYFDCSFTSLPQCRATASGLAATCDLNPYYAFNESPPPRRRYKKVHQH, from the coding sequence ATGCGCTTGCCCTTCTTGACCCTCACCGCGATCTTCACGCTACTGGGCGCAGCGGATGCTAGCGCGCAGAGATACGATCCGGCCTATCCCGTTTGCATGCATCGCTACACCGGCGGCGGCCTCGGCGGCGGGGGTGGTGACTATTTCGACTGCTCCTTCACCTCGTTGCCGCAATGCCGCGCCACGGCATCGGGCCTCGCCGCGACCTGCGACCTCAACCCCTATTACGCCTTCAATGAATCGCCGCCGCCGCGCCGGCGTTACAAGAAGGTGCACCAGCACTAA
- a CDS encoding SGNH/GDSL hydrolase family protein, translating into MALDPSQIAVHAAPFEQPLTNFANRLKGGQVKVVAIGSSTTAGEGGIAPYPQRLLADLRIKFPNVEIEVINRGVGGEDAPLELKRFDHDIFDLKPDLVIWQIGTNSVWQPTGPSFADTTKAIRDGVDRLLGAEGIDVILMDLQYVPAVLTPAKKDKAIAMVEAISQIAHERRVNVFRRFALMKGWHEVAKISFDRMVDPGNDARLHASDWTTDKMTWELTDAIAAAVNNVPHGA; encoded by the coding sequence GTGGCTCTCGACCCCTCACAGATCGCTGTTCACGCTGCGCCGTTCGAGCAACCACTGACGAATTTTGCCAACCGTCTGAAGGGCGGACAGGTCAAGGTAGTCGCGATCGGCTCGTCGACCACGGCAGGCGAAGGGGGCATCGCTCCTTATCCGCAGCGGCTGCTGGCGGACCTGCGGATCAAGTTTCCAAATGTCGAAATCGAGGTGATCAACCGGGGCGTCGGCGGCGAAGACGCTCCTTTGGAGCTGAAGCGGTTCGACCACGACATCTTCGATCTCAAACCCGATCTCGTCATCTGGCAGATCGGCACCAATTCAGTGTGGCAACCCACCGGCCCCTCGTTCGCGGACACCACGAAGGCCATCCGTGATGGCGTTGACCGGCTGCTCGGCGCCGAGGGGATCGACGTGATCCTGATGGACCTTCAGTATGTGCCTGCGGTGCTGACACCGGCGAAGAAGGACAAGGCGATCGCCATGGTCGAGGCGATCAGCCAGATCGCGCACGAGAGGCGCGTCAACGTCTTCCGCCGCTTCGCGCTGATGAAGGGATGGCACGAGGTCGCCAAAATCTCGTTCGACCGCATGGTCGATCCGGGCAACGATGCCAGGCTGCATGCCAGCGACTGGACAACGGACAAAATGACCTGGGAGTTGACCGACGCGATCGCCGCCGCGGTCAACAATGTGCCTCACGGCGCCTAA
- a CDS encoding tripartite tricarboxylate transporter substrate binding protein: MITKRHFLQTATCAAAVLAAPRAFAIGNPSYPSRSVKWVVPYAPGGATDVLSRLLCLRLSDRLGQAFVVENKPGAGSNIGTQAVITSAPDGYTLLLTSTANAINASFDPALPYDFAKSIAPVAGVARIPLVLVVNNDLPVRSVADFVAYAKANPGKMSIASSGIGTSLHLSGELFKSMTGVQFTHVPYRGSAPALTDVMSGQIQGMFDNVSSSFELVRAGKLRALGVTTRERSEILPDVPPIAQTLPGYETSSFYGVGAPSDTPREIVDLLNREIDTALSDTAIKVRIAELGAIPLHGNAGEFGHMLATETDRWRNVVELSGVRKEYDPASLRLGAPG, from the coding sequence ATGATCACCAAGCGACATTTCCTTCAGACCGCCACCTGTGCCGCGGCCGTGCTCGCCGCGCCGCGCGCTTTTGCGATCGGCAATCCGTCCTACCCGTCGCGCAGCGTGAAATGGGTGGTGCCCTATGCGCCGGGCGGCGCCACCGATGTGCTGTCGCGGCTGCTCTGCCTGCGTCTGTCCGACCGGCTCGGCCAGGCTTTCGTGGTCGAGAACAAGCCGGGCGCCGGTAGCAACATCGGGACCCAGGCCGTCATCACCTCGGCCCCTGACGGCTACACGCTGCTGCTGACCTCGACCGCGAACGCAATCAACGCCTCGTTCGATCCGGCGCTGCCCTATGATTTCGCCAAGAGCATCGCGCCGGTCGCAGGCGTCGCGCGGATTCCGCTGGTGCTGGTCGTCAACAACGATTTGCCGGTCAGAAGCGTCGCCGACTTCGTCGCCTACGCCAAGGCCAATCCCGGCAAGATGTCGATCGCCTCCTCCGGCATCGGCACCTCGCTGCATCTCTCCGGCGAGCTCTTCAAATCGATGACCGGCGTGCAATTCACCCACGTGCCTTATCGCGGCTCCGCGCCGGCCTTGACCGACGTGATGAGCGGGCAGATCCAGGGCATGTTCGACAACGTCAGTTCGTCATTCGAGCTGGTGCGCGCCGGCAAACTCCGCGCGCTCGGCGTCACCACGCGCGAGCGCTCGGAGATCCTGCCCGACGTGCCGCCGATCGCGCAGACGCTGCCCGGCTACGAGACCTCGTCGTTCTACGGCGTCGGCGCCCCAAGCGACACGCCGCGCGAGATCGTCGACCTCCTCAATCGCGAGATCGACACCGCGCTGTCCGACACGGCGATCAAGGTTCGCATCGCCGAGCTCGGCGCGATCCCGCTGCATGGTAATGCCGGCGAGTTCGGCCACATGCTCGCGACGGAAACCGATCGCTGGCGCAACGTGGTCGAGCTGTCGGGCGTGCGGAAGGAGTACGATCCAGCCTCGCTGCGGCTAGGCGCCCCCGGGTAA